The Procambarus clarkii isolate CNS0578487 chromosome 91, FALCON_Pclarkii_2.0, whole genome shotgun sequence genome includes a region encoding these proteins:
- the LOC138359550 gene encoding antifreeze protein Maxi-like, translated as MNNQSARKVAWVKEEEDDEFLNLFQKLIYYQLASSQQGSSQHGSSLQPEASTAAASTAVASTAAASTAVASTAAASTAAASTATASTAAASAAAAGSTAAAGSTAAAGSTAAASAAAAGSTAAASTATASTAAASAAAAGSTAAASTATASTAAASAAAAGSTAAASTATASTAAASAAAAGSTAVAGSTAVARSQYDSS; from the exons ATGAATAATCAGTCAGCCAGAAAAGTGGCGTGGGttaaggaggaggaagatgatgaG TTCTTGAATTTGTTTCAAAAACTGATCTACTACCAGCTTGCCAGTAGTCAGCAGGGCAGTAGCCAACACGGCAGTAGCCTACAGCCAGAAGCCAGCACAGCAGCAGCCAGTACGGCAGTAGCCAGCACAGCAGCAGCCAGTACGGCAGTAGCCAGCACAGCAGCAGCCAGCACAGCAGCAGCCAGCACTGCAACAGCCAGCACAGCAGCAGCCagcgcagcagcagcaggcagcacagcagcagcaggcagcacagcagcagcaggcagcacagcagcagccagcgcagcagcagcaggcagcacagCAGCAGCCAGCACTGCAACAGCCAGCACAGCAGCAGCCagcgcagcagcagcaggcagcacagCAGCAGCCAGCACTGCAACAGCCAGCACAGCAGCAGCCagcgcagcagcagcaggcagcacagCAGCAGCCAGCACTGCAACAGCCAGCACAGCAGCAGCCagcgcagcagcagcaggcagcacagCAGTAGCAGGCAGCACAGCAGTAGCCAGAAGCCAGTACGACAGTAGCTAA